In Flavobacterium sp. 83, the genomic window GGAAACAGAAAAATTTGACTATATTATCACTGCACATCATGCTGATGATAATATTGAAACCTTTATAATAAATCTTACACGAGGAACAGGATTGGAAGGTTTAAACGGAATTCCAGAGCAAAACGAGAATGTGATTCGGCCATTTTTATTGTTTTCCCGACAAGAAATTGAAGCTTATGCTAAAGAAAATACGATTCAATGGCGAGAAGACAGCAGTAATGCATCGGATAAATACCTTCGAAATAAAATACGCCATCATGTAGTACCAATGTTAAAGGAATTGAATCCAAATTTCCTTTCTTCTTTTCATAAAACGGAAATATATTTGCAAGAAGCGCAAGCTATGGTTGAGGATGCAGCTATAATTGTATATCAACAAGTAGCAAAGCAGAAGGAGGAAAACATTCATTTTGATTTAAATAAATTGATGAAATTGCCCAATTACAAATCGTATTTGTACCAATGGCTGAAAGAATTTGGATTTTCGGCATGGGATGATATTTATGATTTGGTCGAAAGCCAATCAGGTAAACAGGTTTTTTCTTCAGAGTTTCGATTATTGAAAGACAGAGATTCATTAATCCTAAGTCCAATAAATTTCGTAAATGAAAAGGAGGAGTTTTTAATCGAAGTAAATCAGAAAGAAGTTAAGATTCCCTTAAATCTTTCGTTTTGTAAAGTAGCTGACATTAGTATCGTTTCAAATAAAACTATCTTTGTAGATGCCACTAAATTACAATTTCCTTTGATTTTACGACATTGGAATGAAGGAGATGTCTTTCAGCCTTTTGGGATGGACGGCAAATCCAAGAAAGTGAGTAAGTTATTCAAGGATGAGAAATTATCATTGATTGAGAAAGAAAACACTTGGCTTTTATGTTCCCAAAATGAAATTATTTGGATTGTTGGTATCCGTCAGGATAACCGTTTTAGAATAGAAAACGACACAAAAAATATACTTAAAATAGAATTACAATAATGAAAAAATTATTATTTATCTTTTTTACCTTTTTAGCTTTCGCCAAAGGAAATGCCCAAATTCTTGATCCTGCAAAATGGACTACTAAAATTGAAAAAAAATCTGAAAATACTTATTTGTTAAGTTTTAATGCCGTTATCGAAAAAGACTGGCATATGTACTCACAGTTTACACCAGATGGTGGGCCACTGCCTTTGGAAATTATCTTTAAAGATCAAAAAGGCAATTTTACTTTAGTGGGCAAAGCTAAGGAAAGTAAAACGACTACCGCTTTCAATGATGTTTTTGGGGTAAATGAAACTTTTTTTCATGATAAAGCGCAAATTCAGCAAGAAATAAAAATAACAAACCCTAAGATTGTTAAAATTGAAGTTAGCTTGAATTATCAAGTTTGCAAAGATGCTTGTATTAATTTAGAGAAAAAATTCACGTTTACTATTCCATTAAATTCAAAAGAGCCTATTGAGGTTATCAAAACTGATACTGTAAAAGTGGATGCAATAGTTTCAAAACCAGCAGTAAATAAGACCGTTATTCCTGTAAAAACAAAAAATGAGGCTGCAAAACCAGCTACTCAAAAAGGGTTGTGGTCTATTTTCTTTATTGCTTTTTTATCAGGATTTGCTGCATTGCTTACTCCTTGTGTTTTCCCGATGATTCCTATGACAGTAAGCTTTTTTACCAAACAAAGTAAAACAAAAGCAAAAGGGATTAGAAATGCTATTGTTTATGGGATTTCCATAATATTCATTTATGTTGTATTAGGATTTTTAGTAACCTGGATTTTTGGTGCCGATGCGCTGAATGCGTTGTCTACTAATGTTTGGTTTAATATCATATTTTTTATTTTATTGATTGTTTTTGCCGCTTCATTTCTTGGTGCATTCGAGATTATGTTGCCTAATTCATGGGCAAATAAAGTAGACAGCCAAGCCGATAGGGGAGGTATAATAGGTATATTGTTTATGGCATTAGCTCTTGCAATAGTGTCTTTCTCTTGTACAGGACCTATTGTGGGAACCCTTTTGGTTGATGCTGCTTCCAAAGGCGGTATCGCACCTATCATTGGAATGTTAGGCTTTTCTTTGGCTTTGGCCTTACCATTTATGTTATTTGCTATGTTTCCGGGTTGGTTGCATTCTTTGCCAAAATCTGGTGGATGGCTTAATACAGTGAAAGTAGTTTTAGGTTTTCTTGAATTAGCTTTGGCTTTCAAATTTTTATCGAATGCTGATTTGGTTTTACAATTGCATTTGTTGGAAAGAGAAGTGTTTTTGGCGATTTGGATAGCTGTTTTTGGAGCATTAGCATTTTATTTATTTGGAAAAATTACATTGCCACATGATAGTCCTATGGGCCATATTTCAGTGGGAAGATTGTTAATGGGATTGTTGGTTTTGACGTTTACCGTTTATTTGATTCCAGGGCTTTGGGGAGCACCGTTAAAATTGATTAATGCTTTTCCACCTCCAATAGAGTATAGTGAAAGTCCGATGGGTTTTGGAGGTTCAGGAATTAAAAATTCGACTGCTCTTTTACCGGAAGGAGCTAAAATCGGACCACACGGACTAATTGTTTTTGACGATTATGAAAAAGGTCTTGCTTACGCCAAATCGGTAAACAAGCCCATTATGCTTGATTTTACAGGCTATGCTTGTGTGAATTGCAGAAAAATGGAAAATAATGTTTGGTCTGATGATCGTGTATTCTCTATTTTGAATAATGAGGTTGTTTTGATTTCTTTATATGTTGACGACAAGCGTGAATTACCTAAAAATGAACATTATATTTCTAAGACAACTGGATCTGAAATAGAAACGACAGGCGATAAATGGACTGATTTTATGATTTCGAAATATAAAACCAATACGCAACCTTTGTATGTTTTAACGGATTTGAAAGGTAATAGTCTAAACGAGTTTAAACCAACAATAAGTTATGTTGGTGTTGACGAATATGAAAGTTGGTTAAAAACCGGAATATCAAATTTTAAAAAATAATAATTTAAAATTT contains:
- the tilS gene encoding tRNA lysidine(34) synthetase TilS codes for the protein MLQKFQNHLLHNFQFLNGKRLLLATSGGIDSMVMVHLFQQLEYKIGIAHCNFQLRGMESFGDQDFVKEYAVANDIPVFITQFDTKAFAKDYKLSTQVAARELRYNWFYELLETEKFDYIITAHHADDNIETFIINLTRGTGLEGLNGIPEQNENVIRPFLLFSRQEIEAYAKENTIQWREDSSNASDKYLRNKIRHHVVPMLKELNPNFLSSFHKTEIYLQEAQAMVEDAAIIVYQQVAKQKEENIHFDLNKLMKLPNYKSYLYQWLKEFGFSAWDDIYDLVESQSGKQVFSSEFRLLKDRDSLILSPINFVNEKEEFLIEVNQKEVKIPLNLSFCKVADISIVSNKTIFVDATKLQFPLILRHWNEGDVFQPFGMDGKSKKVSKLFKDEKLSLIEKENTWLLCSQNEIIWIVGIRQDNRFRIENDTKNILKIELQ
- a CDS encoding cytochrome c biogenesis protein CcdA, translated to MKKLLFIFFTFLAFAKGNAQILDPAKWTTKIEKKSENTYLLSFNAVIEKDWHMYSQFTPDGGPLPLEIIFKDQKGNFTLVGKAKESKTTTAFNDVFGVNETFFHDKAQIQQEIKITNPKIVKIEVSLNYQVCKDACINLEKKFTFTIPLNSKEPIEVIKTDTVKVDAIVSKPAVNKTVIPVKTKNEAAKPATQKGLWSIFFIAFLSGFAALLTPCVFPMIPMTVSFFTKQSKTKAKGIRNAIVYGISIIFIYVVLGFLVTWIFGADALNALSTNVWFNIIFFILLIVFAASFLGAFEIMLPNSWANKVDSQADRGGIIGILFMALALAIVSFSCTGPIVGTLLVDAASKGGIAPIIGMLGFSLALALPFMLFAMFPGWLHSLPKSGGWLNTVKVVLGFLELALAFKFLSNADLVLQLHLLEREVFLAIWIAVFGALAFYLFGKITLPHDSPMGHISVGRLLMGLLVLTFTVYLIPGLWGAPLKLINAFPPPIEYSESPMGFGGSGIKNSTALLPEGAKIGPHGLIVFDDYEKGLAYAKSVNKPIMLDFTGYACVNCRKMENNVWSDDRVFSILNNEVVLISLYVDDKRELPKNEHYISKTTGSEIETTGDKWTDFMISKYKTNTQPLYVLTDLKGNSLNEFKPTISYVGVDEYESWLKTGISNFKK